In the Coprothermobacter sp. genome, one interval contains:
- a CDS encoding ethanolamine utilization microcompartment protein EutL, producing the protein MERTLKPEILSVRLIANVHPDMAKSLELLPGEKSLALFTCNIDDPLYIGGDEATKKADVRVAYCRSHFAGGSYPSGPLSGEAMLLLAAPNPAEATAGINAVLEFVDALRYSTVTLPVQVAPLMVWLAYTISRSGTYLSKEAGVAPGTPIAYITAPPLEGHYAMERSLKAADVAVGSFTRLSETNYHGALLYGTQSACRAACRAFDEAVLSVARDPLAFQ; encoded by the coding sequence ATGGAACGGACCCTGAAGCCAGAAATCCTGTCGGTGCGGCTCATTGCCAATGTGCACCCCGACATGGCGAAGTCTCTGGAACTTCTCCCTGGGGAGAAGAGTCTGGCACTGTTCACCTGCAACATCGATGATCCGCTGTATATCGGCGGAGACGAAGCCACCAAGAAGGCAGATGTGCGTGTGGCGTACTGTCGTTCGCACTTTGCCGGCGGTTCGTATCCGTCAGGACCTCTGTCGGGCGAAGCCATGCTTCTGCTGGCCGCTCCGAACCCTGCCGAGGCGACTGCGGGAATCAACGCTGTCCTTGAGTTTGTCGACGCGCTGCGGTATTCGACGGTCACGCTTCCTGTCCAGGTTGCGCCGTTGATGGTCTGGCTGGCCTACACGATCTCGCGGTCTGGGACATACCTGTCCAAGGAAGCTGGAGTTGCCCCCGGGACTCCTATCGCATACATCACTGCACCGCCCCTTGAGGGCCACTATGCGATGGAGCGGTCCCTGAAGGCAGCCGACGTAGCAGTTGGCTCATTCACCAGGCTCAGTGAGACCAACTACCACGGTGCACTCCTGTATGGCACTCAGAGCGCCTGCCGCGCGGCTTGCCGTGCGTTCGACGAAGCAGTTCTGTCTGTGGCACGGGATCCGCTGGCTTTCCAGTAG
- a CDS encoding ethanolamine ammonia-lyase produces MGELKEFGHRELGVKNPYNREALEAMMEATPARIATGRVGSRPPVEAWLSFRLDEASAKDAIWSRISDEFLTEHGVGLRTSTICTDKHDYLGHPEKGGILTKEAEEAILTHCTKGAQIQVFISEGLSSSAVMENLPDLLPALKHGFETVGLTFGTPFYVENGRVRLLNDVCRVLQPEVAIMLIGERPGLVTQTSLSAYMAYKAKMTDTDGERNCISNIYRLGLNPMEAAAAIVDIAKRMLDQKVSGVALKL; encoded by the coding sequence ATGGGTGAACTCAAAGAATTTGGACATCGCGAACTAGGCGTCAAGAACCCGTACAACCGTGAAGCACTGGAAGCCATGATGGAGGCTACTCCTGCGCGCATTGCCACTGGTCGCGTGGGTTCCAGGCCGCCTGTCGAGGCGTGGCTTTCATTCCGTCTGGACGAAGCTTCGGCGAAGGATGCCATCTGGTCTAGGATCTCGGACGAGTTCCTGACTGAGCACGGTGTCGGACTCCGCACGTCGACGATCTGCACCGACAAGCACGACTACCTTGGCCACCCGGAGAAGGGAGGCATCCTTACCAAGGAAGCAGAGGAAGCCATCCTTACCCACTGCACCAAGGGGGCACAGATTCAGGTGTTCATCAGCGAAGGACTATCGTCGTCTGCCGTCATGGAGAACCTGCCCGACCTTCTGCCGGCACTGAAGCACGGGTTCGAGACTGTCGGACTGACGTTCGGGACGCCATTCTACGTGGAAAACGGCCGCGTTCGCCTGCTGAACGACGTTTGCCGCGTCCTGCAGCCTGAAGTGGCGATCATGCTCATTGGTGAGCGGCCTGGCCTGGTGACGCAGACAAGCCTCAGCGCCTATATGGCCTACAAGGCCAAGATGACGGATACCGATGGCGAGAGGAACTGCATCTCCAACATCTATCGCCTGGGTCTCAACCCCATGGAAGCAGCAGCAGCCATCGTTGACATTGCCAAGCGCATGCTGGACCAGAAGGTCAGCGGCGTCGCACTGAAACTGTAG
- a CDS encoding acetaldehyde dehydrogenase, translating into MPEELDRDLLSIQEARNLVKQAQVAQEAFVHFNQYQVDVVCASMAEAAYEQAERLGRMAVEETHMGVAEHKTIKNQFASRDLWMSIKDVRTEGVIRRDEANKIIEIAWPFGVIAGLVPTTNPTSTVIFKSLIAVKARNAIVFAPHPGAPKCSAETARVLAEAAEAAGAPKGLISCMTYVSMEGTQELLKQKAVRLIIATGGEAMVEYAHSVGKPALGVGPGNVPVYVDRSADVEKAARDIVNSVNFDYAVICAHEGAVIADTPIADQLAKAMERNGAYFLTDEQADKLGKAMFRPNGLMQSDFVGRSPQVLARQSGFEVPDEARILVARLKEVGPKVPLSREKLAPVVVFYVEDGWHSGCEACMEMLEFGGKGHTMGLHCTEEDIIMQFGLQKPAFRIIVNGSTTMGAIGATTNLPPSLTLATGGMGGGISSDNITVHHLMNVKRVAYEVRPFNPPIVYDRKPVTVPAAPASAPADKQSPSDIENLVRKVVREELSHKG; encoded by the coding sequence ATGCCCGAAGAACTCGACCGCGACCTGCTGTCTATTCAAGAAGCCAGGAATCTGGTCAAGCAGGCTCAGGTCGCACAGGAAGCATTTGTTCACTTCAACCAGTACCAGGTGGACGTCGTCTGTGCATCGATGGCCGAGGCTGCGTACGAGCAGGCTGAACGGCTCGGCCGCATGGCAGTCGAAGAGACGCACATGGGTGTTGCTGAACACAAGACCATCAAGAACCAGTTCGCCTCGCGCGACCTCTGGATGTCCATCAAGGACGTCCGGACCGAAGGTGTCATCAGACGCGATGAAGCCAACAAGATCATCGAGATTGCCTGGCCCTTTGGTGTCATAGCAGGCTTGGTCCCAACGACGAACCCGACATCTACCGTCATTTTCAAGTCCCTGATCGCCGTCAAGGCGCGCAATGCAATCGTGTTTGCTCCCCATCCCGGCGCCCCGAAGTGCTCGGCTGAGACTGCGCGCGTTCTGGCTGAGGCTGCCGAGGCAGCTGGAGCTCCCAAGGGTCTTATCAGCTGTATGACGTACGTCAGTATGGAAGGGACACAGGAACTGCTCAAGCAGAAAGCTGTCCGATTGATTATTGCAACCGGTGGCGAAGCCATGGTCGAGTATGCTCACAGTGTGGGCAAGCCGGCTCTTGGCGTCGGTCCCGGGAACGTCCCGGTCTATGTCGACCGTAGTGCAGACGTCGAAAAGGCGGCTCGCGACATCGTCAACAGCGTCAACTTCGACTACGCGGTCATCTGCGCCCATGAGGGAGCAGTCATTGCCGACACTCCGATTGCCGATCAGTTGGCGAAGGCCATGGAACGCAACGGGGCGTATTTTCTCACTGATGAACAAGCCGACAAGCTGGGCAAGGCCATGTTCCGCCCAAACGGACTCATGCAGTCCGACTTCGTCGGACGCTCCCCGCAGGTACTGGCCAGGCAGTCCGGCTTCGAGGTCCCTGACGAGGCCCGCATTCTGGTCGCCCGGCTCAAGGAAGTCGGTCCCAAGGTTCCGCTGTCACGCGAGAAGCTGGCCCCTGTGGTCGTCTTCTATGTCGAAGACGGGTGGCACTCTGGTTGTGAGGCTTGCATGGAGATGCTTGAGTTTGGCGGAAAAGGACACACCATGGGGCTCCACTGCACCGAGGAGGACATCATCATGCAGTTCGGGCTGCAGAAGCCCGCGTTTCGCATCATTGTCAATGGCTCCACGACCATGGGAGCGATCGGAGCCACAACGAACTTGCCACCATCGCTCACACTGGCGACCGGTGGCATGGGTGGCGGCATCAGCAGCGACAATATCACGGTCCATCACCTGATGAACGTGAAGCGCGTCGCGTATGAGGTGCGTCCGTTCAATCCCCCAATTGTGTATGACCGTAAACCGGTGACGGTGCCGGCAGCTCCTGCGTCGGCTCCGGCTGACAAGCAGTCGCCGTCGGACATTGAGAACCTGGTGCGCAAGGTCGTCCGCGAAGAACTGTCTCATAAAGGGTAA
- a CDS encoding ATP:cob(I)alamin adenosyltransferase: MKPNIGAGDKGTTALLFGRRVSKASPQPEAYGTVDELNSTLGLAKSLCRQEYSRGIIDDIQKDLGIVAAEIATEPERHAELGKHGWIVSDEMVKKLEGYIEDIEHKVTMPNKFIIPGATTGAAAIDVARAIVRRAERRVVSLMETGDLQNQNVAAYLNRVSDVLFALARFEEAETVGGV; this comes from the coding sequence ATGAAACCGAATATTGGTGCCGGGGACAAAGGGACGACAGCCCTGCTGTTTGGGCGGCGCGTCTCCAAGGCAAGCCCCCAGCCTGAAGCATATGGAACCGTCGACGAGCTGAACTCAACTCTTGGCCTGGCGAAGTCTCTGTGCCGGCAGGAGTATTCCAGGGGGATCATCGACGACATCCAGAAGGATCTGGGCATTGTCGCAGCCGAGATTGCGACCGAACCAGAGCGCCATGCGGAGCTCGGCAAGCACGGCTGGATCGTGTCAGACGAGATGGTGAAGAAGCTGGAAGGGTATATCGAGGACATTGAGCACAAGGTCACGATGCCGAACAAGTTCATCATTCCGGGAGCCACCACGGGCGCGGCTGCCATCGACGTGGCCAGGGCGATTGTACGCCGGGCGGAACGACGCGTCGTCAGCCTCATGGAAACCGGCGATCTGCAGAATCAGAACGTGGCCGCATACCTCAACAGGGTGTCGGACGTTCTGTTCGCACTGGCGCGGTTCGAAGAGGCGGAAACGGTGGGTGGCGTATGA
- a CDS encoding ethanolamine ammonia-lyase: MAAYELYKGTQKQADIEARRAEGAKFGVEVEDVTTVEKRHTVGVDHPVDLEGCKALMHATDQRVCVGRNGPRPKLNTYFQMRADHGATQDSLKYSVPDEVIKALGLLHVGETATNGLLETYLRLPPLGRKLSDEAKAVVLEKCVKNPTVQFVVSNGLSGYAIERYAGDVLKSMTDGLKAAGIAVGTSIYVNRARVGIMNDFGTLLNADVVVVLIGERPGLIISDALSIYMGYKPRWEPLTTDGNRDNICMISKKGKNPIEAAAEAVALIKDYLQYKTSGVELATAKRG; the protein is encoded by the coding sequence ATGGCTGCATACGAGCTGTATAAGGGTACACAGAAGCAGGCAGATATCGAGGCACGGCGCGCCGAAGGCGCCAAGTTCGGAGTCGAAGTGGAAGACGTTACCACTGTTGAGAAGCGCCATACTGTCGGCGTCGATCATCCTGTGGATCTCGAGGGCTGCAAGGCTCTCATGCATGCGACCGATCAACGCGTCTGCGTTGGCCGCAACGGCCCCCGTCCGAAGCTGAACACTTACTTCCAGATGAGAGCCGACCACGGTGCCACACAGGACTCTCTGAAGTACAGTGTTCCAGATGAGGTCATCAAGGCGCTGGGTCTCCTGCACGTCGGGGAGACCGCTACCAATGGCCTGCTCGAGACCTATCTTCGCCTGCCGCCGCTCGGCCGCAAGCTCAGCGACGAGGCGAAGGCCGTCGTGCTCGAGAAGTGCGTCAAGAACCCGACCGTCCAGTTCGTCGTCAGCAACGGCCTCAGTGGCTATGCCATCGAGCGCTATGCCGGTGACGTTCTCAAGAGCATGACCGACGGCCTCAAGGCTGCCGGTATCGCAGTTGGCACCTCGATCTACGTGAACCGCGCCCGCGTCGGCATCATGAACGATTTTGGCACTCTGTTGAATGCCGATGTGGTCGTCGTCCTGATCGGCGAGCGTCCTGGTCTCATCATCTCTGACGCTTTGTCCATCTACATGGGCTACAAGCCTCGCTGGGAGCCGCTCACGACTGATGGCAACCGCGACAACATCTGCATGATCTCGAAGAAGGGCAAGAACCCCATTGAAGCAGCCGCCGAAGCGGTCGCTCTCATCAAGGACTATCTGCAGTACAAGACCAGCGGCGTCGAACTCGCCACTGCGAAGAGAGGCTAA
- a CDS encoding ethanolamine utilization protein EutH (may be involved in the transport of ethanolamine) — protein MAAISKTVLWIMSIFAVLGVIDRIIKYWAPDAKIPLIDGFGAEMENGFNAMGPLALAMVGIIALTPVLAGWLMPVVGPVFTALGSKTAMFAGTLLAIDMGATPLGLQLAKAAGDPEWVGYFGGLLLGSVFGVNIVFNIPVGLGIIKAKDRKYMGLGILAGIIMAPFGALLQSVLAGNPFGPSLTYLVPVFIVAALIAAGLLFAREAMVKGFIIFGKFISSFILVGLGLVIFQTQTGVTILPGMAPTFSHWDPAAGAMVMEGLEIIGAIALALAGAYPLVKFLTTVLGKPLGALGKMLGMDSIGAAGLVATLANNIPMWGMFKDMTPRGKVINAAFQVAAAFALADHLGFTAANAPQFIGPMIIGKVFAGILGIVIATLVAPKADYREPEAA, from the coding sequence ATGGCTGCAATTAGCAAAACTGTACTTTGGATCATGAGTATCTTCGCAGTTCTCGGTGTCATCGACAGGATCATCAAGTACTGGGCTCCCGATGCCAAGATTCCCCTCATTGACGGATTCGGCGCAGAGATGGAGAACGGTTTCAACGCAATGGGCCCTCTGGCACTGGCCATGGTCGGAATCATCGCACTGACCCCCGTTCTTGCCGGCTGGCTGATGCCGGTTGTCGGTCCGGTCTTCACGGCTCTTGGCTCCAAGACTGCCATGTTTGCCGGCACGCTGCTGGCCATCGACATGGGCGCTACGCCTCTTGGACTTCAGCTTGCGAAGGCCGCCGGCGACCCTGAGTGGGTCGGCTACTTCGGCGGTCTGCTGCTTGGTTCCGTCTTCGGCGTCAACATCGTCTTCAACATTCCCGTCGGCCTTGGCATCATTAAGGCCAAGGACCGCAAGTACATGGGACTCGGCATCCTTGCCGGTATCATCATGGCGCCCTTTGGTGCCCTGCTGCAGAGCGTTCTGGCCGGCAACCCTTTCGGACCGTCTCTTACGTACCTTGTCCCGGTCTTCATCGTTGCCGCTCTGATCGCCGCCGGTCTTTTGTTTGCGCGTGAGGCAATGGTCAAGGGATTCATCATTTTTGGCAAGTTCATCAGCAGCTTCATCCTCGTCGGCCTCGGCCTCGTCATCTTCCAGACCCAGACCGGCGTCACGATTCTCCCTGGCATGGCCCCCACGTTCTCTCACTGGGATCCTGCAGCCGGCGCAATGGTTATGGAAGGTCTCGAAATCATCGGCGCCATCGCGCTTGCTCTTGCTGGTGCTTATCCGCTCGTCAAGTTCCTGACCACGGTTCTTGGTAAGCCACTTGGTGCCCTTGGCAAGATGCTCGGCATGGACAGCATCGGCGCAGCCGGTCTCGTGGCGACGCTGGCCAACAACATTCCCATGTGGGGCATGTTCAAGGATATGACCCCTCGTGGCAAAGTCATCAATGCTGCATTCCAGGTTGCTGCTGCATTCGCTCTTGCTGACCACCTTGGATTCACGGCCGCCAACGCGCCGCAGTTTATTGGACCGATGATCATCGGCAAGGTGTTCGCCGGTATCCTCGGTATCGTCATCGCTACGCTGGTTGCTCCCAAAGCAGACTATCGCGAACCAGAAGCGGCCTAA
- a CDS encoding ethanolamine utilization protein EutJ — translation MNPRLQEVLDEADRVILYEGTAASHVSYKGEMHVGVDLGTAYTVLVVLDESMTPIAGAYQFAQVVREGVVFDYIGAISIVKKLKIQVEERLGRKIESAATAYPPGVPLAEVRATGNVLRGAGIECSRLVDEATAASTVLQIDSGVVVDVGGGTTKLAVIEDGKVVYTADEPTGGTHFTLVVAGAMHIPFMDAEALKTNAAEQATLFPAVKAVMEKVATIVARHVTSYGPKRIYLCGGSARFPGMAQVIEDVTGIETVIPGEPLFVTPIGIAMNNVAGEMAPLR, via the coding sequence ATCAACCCGAGGCTGCAAGAGGTGCTGGACGAGGCAGACCGTGTGATCCTCTACGAGGGAACAGCGGCGTCTCACGTCTCGTACAAGGGAGAGATGCATGTCGGTGTAGACCTCGGAACCGCGTATACCGTCCTGGTGGTCCTCGACGAGAGCATGACGCCCATCGCCGGCGCATATCAGTTTGCGCAGGTGGTCCGGGAAGGCGTCGTCTTCGACTATATTGGTGCAATCAGCATCGTCAAGAAGCTGAAGATACAGGTCGAGGAGAGGCTTGGCAGGAAGATAGAGTCTGCGGCGACCGCATATCCGCCGGGAGTTCCCCTGGCAGAGGTGAGGGCGACCGGGAACGTCCTGCGGGGCGCAGGAATCGAGTGCTCGCGCCTGGTCGACGAAGCGACCGCCGCAAGCACGGTCCTGCAGATCGACAGTGGTGTGGTTGTCGATGTAGGCGGCGGGACGACCAAGCTGGCCGTCATCGAGGACGGCAAGGTCGTGTATACTGCAGACGAGCCGACGGGAGGAACGCACTTCACGCTGGTCGTCGCCGGTGCGATGCACATCCCCTTCATGGATGCGGAGGCACTGAAAACCAATGCAGCAGAGCAGGCGACGCTGTTCCCCGCGGTGAAGGCGGTCATGGAGAAGGTTGCCACCATCGTTGCAAGGCATGTCACATCATACGGTCCGAAACGCATCTATCTATGCGGTGGTTCGGCCCGTTTCCCTGGGATGGCCCAGGTCATCGAGGACGTCACGGGGATCGAGACGGTCATCCCGGGCGAGCCGTTGTTTGTGACACCGATCGGCATCGCGATGAACAACGTCGCGGGAGAAATGGCACCGTTGAGATAG
- a CDS encoding ethanolamine ammonia lyase large subunit (with EutC catalyzes the formation of acetaldehyde and ammonia from ethanolamine) — translation MAFRTKLFGITYDFKDVKEVLAKANEQKSGDEAAGVAAKSVAERIAAKTVLAEIPMWVLRAEPVVPYEDDEITRAIDDGLDLVAYEKIKNKTAGEMRAWILDENTTSEDIAAISKGLTGEMAAAVAKLCSSLDLIVGGKKMPCVVHNVCTMGLPGRMGARLQPNHPTDDLDAIRAEIYDGLAFAIGDQVIGINPAIDQVENLMKMYDMMWDIKQKWNIPASNCILGHVTTQMECLKKGAKVGQVFQSIAGTQAALESFGVEVGMLDEANELAKKFCYSEGPNYMYFETGEGTELSAYANNDADQLTLEARKHALARRYSPIGVNSVVGFIGPEYLYNSDEIMRAGIEDHFCGKLLGIPLGLDNCYTNHVRADQNTNEFLMVLDAVAGCNYHMGVSMGDDVMLSYQCASYHDTASLWSAMGTRPAPEWEKWAEELGLLKNGKLTDKAGDPSFFLKR, via the coding sequence ATGGCATTCCGTACCAAACTGTTCGGCATCACGTACGACTTCAAGGACGTCAAGGAAGTCCTGGCGAAGGCGAACGAACAGAAGTCCGGCGATGAAGCAGCGGGTGTTGCTGCCAAGAGTGTAGCGGAACGTATCGCGGCCAAGACTGTTCTGGCCGAGATCCCGATGTGGGTGCTGCGCGCCGAGCCGGTTGTTCCTTACGAAGACGACGAAATTACGCGTGCCATCGACGATGGTCTCGATCTCGTTGCCTACGAGAAGATCAAGAACAAAACCGCAGGTGAAATGCGGGCCTGGATCCTCGACGAGAACACGACGTCCGAGGACATCGCCGCCATCAGCAAGGGCCTCACCGGCGAAATGGCTGCGGCTGTTGCCAAGCTTTGCTCCAGCCTCGACCTGATTGTCGGTGGCAAGAAGATGCCGTGTGTCGTGCACAACGTGTGCACCATGGGTCTTCCTGGCCGCATGGGCGCGCGCCTTCAGCCCAACCATCCAACGGACGATCTCGACGCCATCCGGGCCGAAATCTATGATGGTCTTGCATTCGCCATCGGCGACCAGGTCATCGGCATCAACCCAGCCATCGACCAGGTCGAGAACCTTATGAAGATGTACGACATGATGTGGGACATCAAGCAGAAGTGGAACATCCCCGCATCCAACTGCATTCTCGGCCACGTGACCACCCAGATGGAGTGCCTGAAGAAGGGCGCCAAGGTCGGTCAGGTGTTCCAGAGCATCGCAGGGACCCAGGCAGCCCTCGAGTCCTTTGGTGTCGAGGTGGGTATGCTCGATGAGGCCAATGAGCTGGCAAAGAAGTTCTGCTACTCCGAAGGCCCCAACTATATGTACTTCGAGACAGGCGAGGGCACCGAGCTGTCCGCCTACGCCAACAACGATGCAGACCAGCTGACGCTCGAGGCCCGCAAGCATGCGCTTGCCCGCCGCTACAGCCCCATCGGCGTCAACTCCGTCGTCGGCTTCATCGGACCAGAATACCTGTACAACTCTGACGAGATTATGCGCGCAGGCATTGAAGACCACTTCTGCGGCAAGCTGCTGGGCATCCCGCTCGGGCTGGACAACTGCTACACCAACCACGTCCGTGCCGACCAGAACACCAACGAGTTCCTGATGGTCCTCGATGCTGTTGCAGGGTGCAATTACCACATGGGCGTTTCCATGGGAGACGATGTCATGCTGAGCTATCAGTGCGCGAGCTACCACGATACAGCTTCTCTCTGGAGCGCAATGGGCACTCGCCCGGCTCCCGAATGGGAGAAGTGGGCCGAGGAACTTGGACTGCTCAAGAATGGCAAGCTGACCGATAAGGCCGGCGATCCGTCGTTCTTCCTGAAGCGGTAG
- a CDS encoding ethanolamine ammonia lyase large subunit (with EutC catalyzes the formation of acetaldehyde and ammonia from ethanolamine) — translation MNLTTTLQGQMYSFKSVKDVLAKSAEKRSGDELIGVAAQSERERIAAKWVVANLTLKDIFENPVLPYETDEVTRVIINDTNKAVYNKIKGWTVADLRGYLLDQKTTNEDIQRVRVGLTSEMISAVIRLMSVMDLVVASKKIYNVTTANTTIGLPGTLSYRNQPNHPTDDIDGIRASILDGLSYGAGDVVIGINPVDPTPDTLVRILEMTYELIEKWQIPTQNSALGHITGQMEAAKRGAHIGLFFQSIAGCEPANKGFGIDLKMMEEAWALAREYSFCAGPNVMYFETGQGSEMSVGLDFGCDEQTLESRTYGYGRHFRPFCVNNVTGFIGPETHLDTFQIAYGTLEDLFAGKMHGFPMGMAPCYVNHVDMNHNGQEMANLLAAAAGAVYYMGVPMGDDVMLSYQDTTNHDDVSMREIFDRRPAPEFERWMERMGLLKNGKLTDRAGDASIFSAEPSDIFLW, via the coding sequence ATGAATCTCACGACAACACTGCAAGGGCAGATGTACAGCTTCAAGTCCGTGAAGGATGTCCTTGCCAAGTCTGCAGAGAAGCGTTCGGGCGATGAGCTGATCGGCGTTGCCGCTCAGTCGGAGCGCGAGCGTATCGCCGCCAAGTGGGTGGTCGCGAATCTGACGCTGAAGGACATTTTCGAGAACCCCGTTCTGCCGTATGAGACGGACGAGGTCACGCGCGTTATCATCAACGACACGAACAAGGCTGTGTACAACAAGATCAAGGGATGGACCGTCGCCGATCTGCGCGGCTACCTGCTTGACCAGAAGACCACCAACGAGGACATCCAGCGCGTTCGTGTCGGTCTGACTTCCGAGATGATCTCGGCGGTCATCCGTCTCATGTCCGTCATGGACCTCGTCGTGGCGTCCAAGAAGATCTACAACGTGACGACAGCCAACACGACCATCGGTTTGCCCGGGACTCTGTCCTACCGCAACCAGCCAAACCATCCGACGGACGATATCGACGGCATCCGTGCCTCGATTCTCGACGGTCTGTCATATGGTGCCGGAGACGTAGTCATCGGCATCAACCCTGTCGACCCCACACCCGACACGCTCGTTCGCATCCTCGAGATGACGTATGAGCTCATCGAGAAGTGGCAGATCCCCACCCAGAACTCGGCACTGGGACACATTACTGGCCAGATGGAAGCTGCCAAGCGTGGCGCGCACATCGGCCTGTTCTTCCAGAGTATCGCAGGGTGCGAACCAGCCAACAAGGGCTTCGGCATCGACCTCAAGATGATGGAAGAGGCGTGGGCGCTGGCCCGTGAGTACTCCTTCTGCGCCGGCCCCAACGTCATGTACTTCGAGACCGGTCAGGGCTCCGAGATGTCCGTCGGCCTTGACTTCGGCTGCGACGAGCAGACGCTGGAGTCCCGAACGTACGGGTATGGCCGTCACTTCCGCCCGTTCTGCGTCAACAACGTCACAGGGTTCATCGGACCGGAGACCCATCTGGACACGTTCCAGATCGCCTATGGCACCCTTGAAGATCTGTTCGCCGGCAAGATGCATGGATTCCCAATGGGCATGGCTCCCTGCTATGTCAACCACGTCGACATGAACCACAACGGTCAGGAAATGGCCAACTTGCTGGCCGCAGCAGCCGGCGCTGTCTACTACATGGGTGTTCCCATGGGCGATGACGTCATGCTGAGCTACCAGGATACGACCAACCATGATGACGTCTCGATGCGCGAGATCTTCGACCGACGCCCGGCTCCTGAGTTTGAGCGCTGGATGGAACGGATGGGCCTGCTGAAGAATGGCAAGCTCACTGACAGAGCTGGCGACGCGTCCATCTTCTCGGCCGAGCCGTCTGACATTTTCCTCTGGTAG
- a CDS encoding ethanolamine utilization protein EutM (ethanolamine utilization protein; involved in the degredation of ethanolamine), whose product MAEKMIALGLVETKGLVGAIEAADVMVKAANVKLVGAEYKEIGGGYVTVMVRGDVGAVKAATDAGAAAAQRVGTLVSVHVIPRPAGDTEMLVPKPASDDTTL is encoded by the coding sequence ATGGCAGAGAAGATGATTGCTCTGGGACTGGTCGAAACCAAAGGACTGGTCGGCGCTATCGAGGCGGCTGACGTCATGGTCAAGGCGGCGAACGTGAAACTTGTCGGCGCAGAGTACAAGGAGATCGGTGGGGGCTACGTTACCGTCATGGTACGTGGCGACGTCGGGGCCGTCAAGGCTGCGACAGACGCAGGAGCTGCGGCAGCGCAGCGGGTCGGGACGCTTGTCTCGGTCCATGTGATTCCGCGTCCTGCCGGCGACACCGAGATGCTGGTGCCCAAGCCAGCTTCAGACGACACAACCTTGTAA
- a CDS encoding ethanolamine utilization protein EutM (ethanolamine utilization protein; involved in the degredation of ethanolamine): MIALGMIETKGLVGAIEAADAMVKAANVKLIGQERVGSGLVTVMVRGDVGAVKAATDAGAAAAQRVGELVSVHVIPRPASDTEMLLPKRPADAE, encoded by the coding sequence ATGATTGCACTTGGCATGATTGAAACCAAAGGACTGGTCGGAGCCATCGAAGCCGCCGATGCTATGGTCAAGGCGGCAAACGTCAAGCTGATCGGTCAGGAGCGAGTTGGCTCCGGGCTTGTTACGGTAATGGTGCGTGGTGACGTCGGAGCCGTCAAGGCTGCTACTGACGCTGGCGCAGCCGCCGCGCAGCGGGTCGGGGAGCTCGTTTCGGTTCACGTCATCCCTCGACCGGCCAGTGACACGGAGATGTTGCTGCCGAAACGACCGGCCGATGCTGAGTAG
- a CDS encoding propanediol utilization protein: protein MVEKAIGFIETDSVAAGIEAADAAVKTASVELLEARSICPGKFMVLFRGDTSQVSNALRSGIKTAGATVVDTLFLPNAHPAIFTALDLSSETTNGAALGIIETVTAASCIVASDAAAKAADVNLLELRLANGLGGKSFLLMEGEVADVETAVAAGSLRPTEDGLLVRKTVITQLAGQVREKIV from the coding sequence ATGGTTGAGAAAGCGATTGGCTTCATTGAGACGGACAGCGTCGCGGCTGGGATCGAGGCAGCCGACGCGGCAGTCAAGACGGCTTCAGTCGAGCTCCTTGAGGCGCGTTCGATCTGTCCCGGGAAGTTCATGGTCCTGTTCCGTGGCGACACCAGCCAGGTCAGCAACGCCCTCCGCTCAGGCATCAAGACCGCAGGCGCTACCGTCGTCGACACCCTGTTCCTGCCAAACGCCCATCCGGCGATATTCACCGCCCTGGATCTCAGTTCGGAGACCACGAACGGGGCAGCCCTGGGCATCATCGAGACGGTGACTGCTGCGTCATGCATCGTGGCATCGGATGCCGCCGCGAAGGCCGCCGACGTCAACCTGCTGGAATTGCGTCTTGCCAATGGCCTTGGAGGCAAGAGCTTCCTGCTCATGGAGGGTGAGGTCGCCGACGTCGAAACTGCGGTCGCGGCTGGTTCTCTACGACCTACCGAAGACGGTCTGCTTGTCCGGAAGACTGTTATCACGCAGCTTGCCGGTCAGGTGAGGGAAAAGATCGTATGA